One window of Leopardus geoffroyi isolate Oge1 chromosome B3, O.geoffroyi_Oge1_pat1.0, whole genome shotgun sequence genomic DNA carries:
- the LACTB gene encoding serine beta-lactamase-like protein LACTB, mitochondrial isoform X3 → MYRLLSAVTARAATLGGSAWGRGRRAAHHRAGLPPLGPGWVGGLGLGLGLALGVKLAGGLRGAAPTQSPGAPDPEASPQAEQLPPQEQPLAPWSAQTPMLPPTRRFARAIDSSRDLLHRIKDEVGAPGIVVGVSVDGKEVWSEGLGYADVENRVPCKPETVMRIASISKSLTMVALAKLWEAGKLDLDIPVQHYVPEFPEKEYEGEKVSVTTRLLISHLSGIRHYEKDMKKVKEEKAYKASKMMKGTVESDQEKEFKEKGGKSNEKSDFAKAKIEQDNDAKGRNLKPGKKKNDFEQGELYLKEKFENSIESLRLFKNDPLFFKPVSFCIQLLAIPYWQP, encoded by the exons ATGTACCGGCTCCTGTCAGCCGTGACGGCCCGGGCCGCGACCCTCGGAGGTTCGGCCTGGGGCCGCGGGCGGCGCGCGGCCCACCACCGCGCTGGCCTGCCGCCCCTCGGCCCCGGCTGGGtcggggggctggggctggggctgggactaGCGCTCGGGGTGAAGCTGGCTGGCGGGCTGAGGGGCGCCGCCCCCACGCAGTCCCCAGGGGCCCCCGACCCCGAGGCGTCGCCCCAGGCGGAGCAGCTGCCGCCGCAGGAGCAGCCCCTCGCTCCGTGGTCTGCACAGACCCCGATGCTGCCCCCTACCCGGCGCTTCGCCAGAGCCATCGACAGCAGCCGCGACCTGCTGCACCGGATCAAG GATGAGGTGGGCGCCCCTGGCATAGTGGTTGGAGTCTCTGTAGATGGAAAAGAAGTCTGGTCAGAAG gttTAGGTTATGCTGATGTTGAGAACCGAGTACCCTGCAAGCCAGAGACTGTTATGAGAATTGCCAGTATCAGCAAAAGCCTCACCATGGTTGCTCTTGCCAAATTGTGGGAAGCTGGGAAACTGGATCTTGATATTCCAGTACAACATTATGTTCCTGAATTCCCAGAAAAAGAATACGAAGGTGAAAAG GTTTCTGTCACAACAAGATTGTTGATCTCCCATTTAAGTGGAATTCGTCATTATGAAAAGGACATGAAAAAGgtgaaagaagagaaagcttACAAAGCCTCGAAGATGATGAAAGGGACAGTGGAATCTGACCAAGAAAAAGAGTTCAaagaaaaaggaggcaaaagtAACGAAAAGAGTGACTTTGCTAAAGCTAAGATAGAGCAAGATAATGATGCCAAAGGCCGGAATTTAAAACctggcaagaaaaagaatgattttgaaCAAGGCgaattatatttgaaagaaaagtttgaaaattcaATTGAATCactaagattatttaaaaatgacccTTTGTTCTTTAAACCTG TCAGTTTTTGTATTCAACTTTTGGCTATACCCTACTGGCAGCCATAG